GAATGAAACCCAACCAGCATGAGGAAGGCGCCGAGTTCAACCGCCGGCGATCCGGGCTCTGATCCAAGCGCGCGAGCAATACTGTGAACAACAGGACAAATAATCCCGCCTCCGCGGGCCGTGTCGGAAGGAATGAAAGGCGCGAGCACCAGGTCAGAAGCCGCTATCGAATAACTCAGCGTGAGTGAGCTGTGGCCAAACCGGCGGATGAAATTATAGGCCACGCGCATTCCAAATCCTGCGAGTGTCACCGCCCTGGAAAACAAAAAGGCGGTGAAAATCAGCCAGACCGTGGGATTGCTGTAACCAGAAAAAATCTGGTTCGGAGCGATGGTCTTGGTCAACGCCAGAAGCGTGATCGCAACCATGGTGCTCACCCCCATTGGAACCGGCTGCACCACCAGGGCAACCACGGTTGCAATGAAGATGGCCAGCAGGTGACGCTGGGTGGGAGTGAGCCCCCCGAGCGGCAGGAAATACAGCAACAGTCCCGGAACCAGCACGAAGATCCAGCGGAACAATTTGTTGGTGGGAGCCTTCACAGCCCGTACCTCAGCGGTCGCCGTCATCAAATCGGTTTGCCAGTTGCGGTCGACCATCTTGTTGCTTACAACCTCGTTACGGCCTCTTCCGCGTGCGCGGCGATTCGATCACCGGGGTTGCGAAGTTTTCAGGCCCGCAAATGATACCAAGCTGCCTGCTTTGTATTTCAAGAAAAATACAATTCGAGCCAAAAAGTGCGGAGTTTTTTAAAGCTAAAATTTGCAACCTGCGGCGTTTTTTTTCGTCTAATGGTTAAATGCCATGACCAAGAAAACGACATCGAAAAAGCAAAAGAAACTTGAGGTAAAAGCCACTAATCTTGAAGCCAAGGCTCCTGATCAAGCGCCCCGGCCTAAGCTTGCTTCTAGTAAGAAAGAAAAGGAGTTCCGCGTGGAGTGGCAGGCTATTGAAGGGTTGGAAAACACCGTGGATGAGCGGCAGGTCAACGAAATGACAGACCACGTTTTCAGCTCAGTCCTGTCAAAATTTGGCTGGACGCGCAACGAGCAAGGGCATCTGGAGAAAACCGGAATAGAAGAAGCGGCTTAATTCGAAGGAACTCCCGAGCCTAAAGATAGCAGCGGGAGCGCGCTCGGAAAAGTCCTCAGGCCCGGCGTTCGCCGGCCCAATTTGGGCGCAACTTTCGGATAGCTCCGTAGAACGCCGGGTCATAGACTTGCGGTTATGCATCCACTCGACAATGTCATCTGGAAGGTTGCGCCGCCGGGGAGCTTGTAGGCTTCAGGCACCAAATGCCCGTTTCACGTTTGGTTGCAGCAGGTACCAAACGATCAGGAGATTGATGGCCAGACGAATCCCACCCACCATGATTACGAACAGATTGAAATGAAGCAGCGCCCAGAGTATGCCAAATATGCCAAAGAGAATTCCGACGCCACAGAGAATAATCGTGATAATGCGCGCCCAGTTCTTCAGCTTCCACATCCCCCAGGCAATGAGCATGACAATCGCGGCCAGAATAAAGAAGCCCACGGCAAAAACAACCCCGAGGCCAGCGAGGGCGGTAAAAACCGCTCCTCCGAGATCGCGAGTCTGACTCATCTGACTCAGGAGAGAAGCCAAAAAACTCATACCCAACAAACAAAAGAGACCGATCGCAATAAAAACACCTGCGCCCAGAAACTCAAGAATGGCAATAATCGTGACGCCAACAGGCCTTGCCATAGTGTTTCCCCCTTAATATTCGGGTAGTGTACCCGGGCTTTATTGAAGTCGGGGGATTATACTCAAAAAGTCCATGCCTGTAACCTTAAACCAGATTATTGCCAACACCCGGCTGCGAGTAGAAGCCCTGTTGCAGTCTCCCGCCGCTCAGGTCCTGGAGGAGCAGGCCCGCCAGCATGTCCCGCGTGGTTTCAAAAGAAATCTGCTGGAAAAGGCGGCGCAGGGTGCGGCCGTCATCGCCGAGTTGAAGAAAGCATCGCCCTCCAGGGGAGTCATACGCCAGCATTTTTCAGCAGTGCGCCTCGCCCGCGAACTGGAGCAGGCGGGCGCGGCTGCGCTTTCCGTGCTCACCGATGAGAAATACTTTCAGGGGTCATTGTCGAATTTGCAGGAGGCTTCCACCGCAACGCGAATTCCATGCTTGCGCAAGGATTTTATAGTGCACGAAGTGCAATTGCTCGAAGCCCGTGCCCATGGCGCCGATGCCGTGCTGTTGATTGCAGCCGCTTTGCGAGATGACGAGATGTTCCTGTTATTTGAAAAGGCCCGCGGGCTCGCTCTCGATGTGTTGTGCGAAATTCACGATGAGCGCGAGCTGGAGCGCGCCATGAGTATAGGCTTTGACATCATTGGGGTGAACAGCCGCGATTTGCGGACCTTTCAGGTGGATGCCCAAGCCCCGCTGCGTCTGGCGGCAAAATTGCCGCGCAACGTCTTGCGGATAGCGGAAAGCGGCATTCAAACTGCAGCCCAGCTTCGCGAGTTGCGGGATGCGGGCTACCAGGCATTTTTAATCGGCGAATCGCTCATGCGTGCCGATGCGCCCGGAGAGAAGCTGAGAATTCTGCTCTCCCTGGCTGATTCGCCATCGTCGGGCGTAGAGCCAGTACGCTCCCGAGGCAAAAAGTGACCTGGATCAAAATCTGCGGCACCACCAACCTGGAAGATGCATTGGTGGCAGCACAGGCCGGAGCTGATGCTCTGGGTTTTATTTTTGCCGAAAGCCCCAGGCGAATCGCTCCGGAGCAGGCGCGCGAGATCATTGCCAAACTTCCCGCTAAAATTGAAAAGGTCGGGGTCTTTGTGAATCCATCGCTCGAGTATGTTTGTCAAATCGCGCAGCAGACGGGCATAACCCGAATTCAATTGCAAGGCGATGAGGAGGAAGCTTTCGTCCGCGCGGTTGGAGAGAGTCTGCCGCTGCTACGTCTTACGAAGACGATACAAGCTAATGAGCATTTGCGGGAATCTCTTCATGCGCTGAACGGCTCGATTCGTATGGATAGCATTCTTCTGGATTCCGGCTCGGCAGCGCAGCGTGGCGGTACAGGCAAGGTCTTTGACTGGCAGGAGGCTCAAGGGGCCATCACGCAGAGCGGGTTGAAGTTGCGCTTGATTATTGCCGGAGGCCTAAACCCGGAAAATGTCGGCGCGGCCCTCAAATTGTTCAGGCCCTGGGGCGTTGATGTGGTTTCTGGGGTGGAATCCCGTTTAGGCAAGAAAGATGCAGGCAAAATAAAGAACTTCGTCTCCGCGGTGAGAGCGGCAGAAGAGAAAACTTAACTATGGCTCCCGTATTGAATATAGATACAGTCAGCACACGTTTAAAAAGCACCTCGAGCAGCGCAGCCCACGGACGCTTTGGCCCATATGGTGGAAGCTACGTTCCTGAAACTTTAATGGCTGCCCTGGAAGAGCTGGAGAAGGCCTACACCAAGGCGCGCAACGACCGCAGCTTCCAGCAGGAACTCGATGATCTCAGGAAAAACTATGCCGGCCGTCCCACGCCCTTGTTTTTTGCGCGTCGGCTTACAAAACAGCTCGGCGGCGCGAAGGTTTATCTCAAGCGCGAAGATCTGCTGCACACCGGGGCCCATAAGATCAACAACGCGTTAGGCCAGGCGTTGCTGGCAGTCCGCATGGGTAAGCGCCGCATTATCGCCGAGACCGGCGCCGGACAGCACGGCGTTGCCACGGCTACCGTCTGCGCTTTGCTGGGCCTCGAATGCGTGATTTATATGGGGACCGAAGACATGCAGCGCCAGGAGCTGAATGTCTTTCGCATGCGCCTTCTGGGAGCGGAAGTTCGCGGAGTTGATTCCGGATCCAAGACGCTAAAAGACGCCATCAACGAAGCCATGCGCGATTGGGTCACCAATGTGCGCACGACGCATTATCTGCTGGGCAGTGTGCTGGGGGCGCATCCTTATCCGCTGATGGTACGCGACTTCCACATTGTCATCGGACGCGAGGCGCGCGCCCAGATCCTGAAATTTGAAAAGAAACTTCCCACGGCGTTGATCGCCTGTGTGGGCGGCGGTTCCAATGCCATGGGCCTTTTTCATGCCTTCCTCGCCGATAAGAAAGTTGAGATGATCGGAGTAGAAGCCGGCGGCCGCGGAACGAAGCTGGGCGAGCATGCAGCCCGCTTTCACGGTGGCTCACCCGGAGTTCTGCAAGGGACGTTTTCGTATCTCTTACAAGACGATGCCGGACAAATTGCAGGTACGCATTCGGTTTCTGCGGGATTAGATTATCCCGGTGTAGGACCGGAGCATGCCTGGCTGCATGATATTGGCCGCGCCGAGTATGTCTCCGCCGACGACACCGAAGCGCTGGCCGCCTGCCGGTTGCTCGCCCGCACCGAAGGAATCATTCCGGCGCTGGAGTCTTCCCACGCCATCGCAGAGTGCATCCGCCGCGTCCCCAAAATGAAAAAATCAGACATTGTGATTGTGAATGTCTCCGGCCGCGGCGACAAGGACATGGGAATTCTGCAGAAAGAACTGAAACATTGAATCATTGGGTCATTGAATCATCGGATCATCGGATCATTTTAATCATTGTGTCATTGCAGAGGTTGGGGAAAAATAGAAATGCAAAGTAAGCCTGAAGAGCTAAAGCAACGGACAAAACAATTTGCGTTGCGTATTATCAGGCTTTACAGATCTTTGCCGAAATCAACCGATGCGCAAGTCATCGAAAAACAGGCGCTCCGTTCAGGAACGTCGGTCGCTGCTAACTACCGTGCTGTTTGCCGAGCGCGTTCAAAACCTGAATTTATTGCCAAGATGGGCATTGTAGTTGAAGAAGCAGATGAAACCGTATTTTGGTTAGAGTTACTAGTTGACGCTTCAATTGTTTCCGGCGACAAAATGAATGATTTATTATCGGAAGCCAACGAATTGCTGGCGATCTTTGCTGCATCGCATCGGACTGCCAAGAATCTAAGGTCCTGAGCAATGACTCAATGATCCGA
The Terriglobales bacterium DNA segment above includes these coding regions:
- the trpC gene encoding indole-3-glycerol phosphate synthase TrpC, yielding MPVTLNQIIANTRLRVEALLQSPAAQVLEEQARQHVPRGFKRNLLEKAAQGAAVIAELKKASPSRGVIRQHFSAVRLARELEQAGAAALSVLTDEKYFQGSLSNLQEASTATRIPCLRKDFIVHEVQLLEARAHGADAVLLIAAALRDDEMFLLFEKARGLALDVLCEIHDERELERAMSIGFDIIGVNSRDLRTFQVDAQAPLRLAAKLPRNVLRIAESGIQTAAQLRELRDAGYQAFLIGESLMRADAPGEKLRILLSLADSPSSGVEPVRSRGKK
- a CDS encoding phosphoribosylanthranilate isomerase → MTWIKICGTTNLEDALVAAQAGADALGFIFAESPRRIAPEQAREIIAKLPAKIEKVGVFVNPSLEYVCQIAQQTGITRIQLQGDEEEAFVRAVGESLPLLRLTKTIQANEHLRESLHALNGSIRMDSILLDSGSAAQRGGTGKVFDWQEAQGAITQSGLKLRLIIAGGLNPENVGAALKLFRPWGVDVVSGVESRLGKKDAGKIKNFVSAVRAAEEKT
- the trpB gene encoding tryptophan synthase subunit beta — translated: MAPVLNIDTVSTRLKSTSSSAAHGRFGPYGGSYVPETLMAALEELEKAYTKARNDRSFQQELDDLRKNYAGRPTPLFFARRLTKQLGGAKVYLKREDLLHTGAHKINNALGQALLAVRMGKRRIIAETGAGQHGVATATVCALLGLECVIYMGTEDMQRQELNVFRMRLLGAEVRGVDSGSKTLKDAINEAMRDWVTNVRTTHYLLGSVLGAHPYPLMVRDFHIVIGREARAQILKFEKKLPTALIACVGGGSNAMGLFHAFLADKKVEMIGVEAGGRGTKLGEHAARFHGGSPGVLQGTFSYLLQDDAGQIAGTHSVSAGLDYPGVGPEHAWLHDIGRAEYVSADDTEALAACRLLARTEGIIPALESSHAIAECIRRVPKMKKSDIVIVNVSGRGDKDMGILQKELKH
- a CDS encoding four helix bundle protein: MQSKPEELKQRTKQFALRIIRLYRSLPKSTDAQVIEKQALRSGTSVAANYRAVCRARSKPEFIAKMGIVVEEADETVFWLELLVDASIVSGDKMNDLLSEANELLAIFAASHRTAKNLRS